From one Candidatus Chromulinivoraceae bacterium genomic stretch:
- a CDS encoding glycosyltransferase family 1 protein, translating to MHIAIDARIINSSTGRYVERLVHYLEKIDTTNKYSILVPTKDKDFYKPKNPNFNVLTIDFPNYSFSEQTGFKNFLDELAPDLVHFCMPQQPLGYNGIHVTTVHDLTLLQTYNSDKNWLIFHAKQLVGRYVFKKVGETSTHIITPTQYVKDDYVKFAHIPESKVTVTYESADVFVDKLTPYKHPFKEYIMYVGQQSDYKNIRRLGDAHQKLLEKHPNLGLILVGKKTPAHIKTEEYFTQKGYKNIHYTGFIEDAQRDWLFSNCSAYVFPSLMEGFGLPALEAMGYGAPVASSSATCLPEVYGDAAHYFDPLNTYDIARAIDDILTDPKLRKQLIEKGYKQIKKYSWSRMAQQTHEIYINALKK from the coding sequence ATGCATATCGCCATCGACGCCCGAATCATCAATTCCTCTACTGGCCGCTATGTCGAGCGACTCGTTCATTATTTAGAGAAAATCGATACCACTAACAAATATTCTATTTTAGTCCCTACAAAAGATAAGGATTTTTATAAACCAAAGAATCCTAATTTCAATGTTCTTACGATTGATTTTCCTAATTACTCGTTTTCTGAGCAGACCGGATTTAAAAACTTTTTAGACGAACTCGCGCCCGACCTGGTGCATTTTTGCATGCCACAACAGCCACTAGGTTACAACGGTATACACGTCACAACAGTGCACGACTTAACACTTCTGCAAACGTATAATTCCGATAAAAACTGGCTCATATTCCACGCAAAACAGCTTGTTGGCCGGTATGTATTTAAAAAAGTAGGGGAAACAAGCACGCATATTATTACGCCAACACAGTATGTAAAAGATGATTACGTAAAGTTCGCCCATATTCCCGAGAGTAAGGTTACCGTTACCTACGAATCGGCAGATGTATTTGTCGATAAGCTGACGCCCTACAAGCATCCGTTCAAGGAATACATTATGTACGTTGGTCAGCAAAGCGACTACAAAAACATTCGTCGACTTGGCGATGCGCATCAAAAACTGCTCGAAAAGCACCCTAATCTCGGGTTAATTTTGGTCGGTAAGAAAACGCCTGCCCATATTAAGACTGAGGAGTATTTTACGCAAAAAGGGTATAAAAATATCCACTACACCGGATTCATCGAAGACGCCCAGCGTGATTGGCTTTTTTCAAATTGTTCAGCCTATGTATTCCCCTCGCTTATGGAAGGATTTGGCCTTCCCGCCCTTGAAGCTATGGGTTATGGCGCACCCGTTGCAAGCAGCTCGGCAACCTGTCTACCTGAAGTCTACGGAGATGCCGCTCACTACTTCGACCCGCTTAATACCTATGATATAGCTCGTGCTATAGATGACATTCTTACTGACCCGAAACTTCGCAAGCAGTTGATCGAAAAAGGCTATAAGCAAATAAAAAAATACTCGTGGAGCCGCATGGCGCAGCAAACCCACGAGATCTATATTAATGCTTTAAAAAAGTAA
- a CDS encoding R3H domain-containing nucleic acid-binding protein, giving the protein MNAQESIDFAKKYLEDILSFFGVNVSVEAMQEDDIIELSVPSTESNSLLIGRNAETLRSLQYTLSTTLRNKDAALTRVNLDIADYKKQRAEKVAEQAREWIEQVRTSGDSYVASLNAADRRVVHRVADEYDDIRTFSEGEGRDRKIIIAQKTS; this is encoded by the coding sequence ATGAACGCTCAAGAATCTATCGACTTCGCAAAAAAGTACCTTGAGGACATCCTTTCATTTTTTGGAGTGAATGTTTCTGTTGAAGCTATGCAAGAAGACGATATTATTGAGCTAAGTGTCCCCTCTACTGAGAGCAATAGCCTGCTCATTGGTCGTAACGCCGAAACACTGCGTAGTTTGCAGTACACACTATCTACGACACTTCGCAATAAAGACGCAGCGCTCACCCGCGTTAATCTCGACATTGCTGATTACAAAAAACAACGTGCTGAAAAAGTCGCCGAACAAGCTCGTGAATGGATCGAGCAGGTTCGTACGAGCGGCGATTCTTATGTTGCTAGTCTTAACGCTGCTGATCGTCGCGTCGTACATCGTGTTGCAGATGAGTATGACGACATTCGTACGTTCTCTGAAGGCGAAGGCCGTGATCGCAAGATCATCATTGCGCAAAAAACTTCTTAA
- a CDS encoding YidC/Oxa1 family membrane protein insertase codes for MNIFDILIVQPIFNLLIGLYSIIPGGDFGVSLIIFTVLVRFALFPLVKKQLHQTQAMKKMQPELKRIKAQAKGNKQMESMMMLELYKKHGVNPFRSIGILLIQLPIFIALYSVIRIFTSHRDEIGKYTYGFMEHIGPIQQLIQHPDRFNEKLLGIVDLTKTAFSNQGVDVVLVIVALIAAATQYFMSKQTMPQTENKKRLRDVMAEAADGKQADQSEMNAIVMGKMTKVLPFFMFFIMIGVPGALALYYAVSNLVAVAQQAYLLKKDEVEMEEIADEPSPKPVKKATAKAREKAAKTGTVTRIKAKDIKKKGTK; via the coding sequence GTGAATATTTTTGACATTTTAATTGTGCAGCCAATATTTAACCTGTTGATCGGCCTGTACAGTATTATTCCTGGCGGCGACTTTGGTGTTAGCCTCATTATCTTTACGGTGTTGGTTCGGTTCGCGCTGTTCCCGCTTGTAAAAAAGCAGCTGCACCAAACCCAGGCCATGAAAAAGATGCAACCCGAGCTAAAGCGCATTAAGGCGCAGGCGAAGGGCAATAAGCAAATGGAAAGCATGATGATGCTTGAGCTGTATAAAAAGCATGGGGTTAACCCATTCCGTTCAATTGGCATTTTACTTATTCAGTTGCCTATCTTTATTGCGCTATATAGCGTGATTCGTATCTTTACCTCTCATCGAGATGAGATTGGCAAGTACACCTACGGCTTTATGGAGCACATCGGTCCCATTCAACAGCTTATTCAGCATCCTGATCGTTTTAACGAAAAACTACTAGGTATTGTGGATCTTACAAAAACAGCCTTTTCTAACCAAGGTGTTGATGTTGTTCTAGTTATCGTAGCTCTCATAGCAGCTGCTACTCAATACTTTATGAGTAAGCAGACTATGCCGCAAACGGAAAACAAAAAACGTCTCCGTGACGTTATGGCCGAAGCAGCTGATGGCAAGCAGGCCGATCAGTCTGAGATGAATGCGATCGTTATGGGTAAAATGACGAAAGTGCTTCCATTCTTTATGTTCTTTATTATGATTGGCGTTCCTGGCGCATTGGCGCTATACTACGCTGTATCAAACCTTGTTGCGGTAGCACAACAAGCGTACCTTCTTAAAAAAGACGAAGTGGAGATGGAAGAGATCGCCGACGAACCTTCGCCAAAACCAGTCAAAAAGGCAACTGCTAAGGCTCGCGAAAAAGCTGCTAAGACAGGGACGGTAACTCGCATTAAAGCTAAGGACATAAAGAAGAAAGGGACAAAATAA
- the rnpA gene encoding ribonuclease P protein component — protein sequence MLSAIHRFHGHGSLRYVYKNGQAVRSHFMTVKHTDNPRRKHSRFAIVVSKKVLKSAVGRNRIRRRIYEVIREELPHMKAASDIVVIVFSSELVAMPASELKETIQQLFDQAGLYQ from the coding sequence ATGTTATCTGCGATACATCGATTTCACGGCCATGGCAGTTTGCGCTATGTATATAAAAACGGACAGGCTGTCCGTTCTCATTTCATGACGGTTAAGCACACGGATAATCCACGCCGTAAACATTCTAGGTTTGCTATTGTTGTCAGTAAAAAGGTTTTAAAAAGCGCCGTCGGCCGAAACCGTATTCGTCGTCGTATCTATGAAGTTATTCGTGAGGAACTTCCTCATATGAAAGCTGCGAGCGATATTGTTGTTATCGTATTTTCTAGTGAGCTCGTTGCTATGCCGGCATCCGAGCTAAAAGAAACGATTCAGCAGTTGTTTGACCAAGCTGGTCTGTATCAATAA
- the rpmH gene encoding 50S ribosomal protein L34 has product MPKRTHQPHTRHRARTHGFRARVATKAGRAVLKRRRAKGRAQLSV; this is encoded by the coding sequence ATGCCAAAACGTACTCACCAACCACACACACGCCACCGTGCTCGCACGCACGGCTTTCGTGCACGTGTTGCAACCAAAGCCGGTCGCGCCGTGCTTAAGCGTCGCCGCGCTAAGGGCCGCGCTCAACTGTCTGTATAG
- the dnaA gene encoding chromosomal replication initiator protein DnaA, producing the protein MHHALWQSVLGEIEVSISHAAFTTWFKNTELLENTGETVVIAVPNIFAKRQFEVKFNDQIKSVLEKNGVVPKRITYTVKTNSAKKTITRETTATASSPSVEELISSPSQPRVGSLTANKPNANGLNPRYTFANFIVGSSNDLAYTACQAVAHNPGTKYNPLFLYGGVGLGKTHLMQAVGNEIAKIQPDACILYISSETFVQEFMDTIRFKKKGFADKYRNVDVLIVDDMQFIAGKEKTQEEFFHTFNALHQSNKQIIISSDKPPKSIPTLTERLRSRFEWGMAIDIQMPDFETRCAIVETKATLSGIQLGHETIEYLANNIKTNIRELEGALNQLLAYAEMRGITPDISTAEGLIGNVRQSRPQHVTPKQIIDKTARHFQIDGKEICSAKRDKHIVVPRQIAMYLLRSELHLSFPKIANELGRKDHTTAIHSVEKIEKAIKLDFLIREQVADIREKLYA; encoded by the coding sequence ATGCATCATGCTTTGTGGCAAAGCGTATTAGGTGAAATTGAAGTTTCTATTTCGCATGCTGCATTTACAACCTGGTTTAAAAACACCGAGCTGCTTGAAAACACAGGCGAGACAGTCGTCATTGCAGTGCCCAATATCTTTGCAAAGCGTCAATTTGAAGTTAAGTTCAATGATCAGATTAAATCGGTTCTAGAAAAAAATGGCGTCGTACCTAAACGAATTACCTATACCGTAAAAACTAACTCGGCAAAAAAAACCATTACCCGCGAAACAACTGCAACCGCATCAAGTCCTTCCGTAGAGGAGCTCATCTCTTCTCCATCACAACCACGTGTGGGCAGCCTTACGGCAAACAAGCCAAACGCTAATGGTCTTAATCCGCGATATACCTTTGCAAACTTTATCGTCGGTAGTAGTAATGACCTTGCTTATACTGCATGCCAAGCCGTCGCACATAATCCTGGTACAAAATACAACCCACTCTTTTTGTATGGTGGTGTAGGTTTAGGTAAGACACACCTTATGCAGGCAGTTGGAAACGAGATTGCCAAGATTCAACCTGACGCATGTATTTTATATATCAGCTCTGAAACGTTTGTGCAGGAATTTATGGACACTATCCGTTTTAAGAAAAAAGGATTTGCCGATAAATACCGCAACGTCGATGTACTAATTGTAGATGATATGCAATTTATTGCCGGTAAAGAAAAAACTCAAGAAGAATTTTTTCATACGTTTAATGCCCTACACCAAAGTAACAAACAGATTATCATCAGTAGCGACAAGCCCCCTAAGAGTATTCCTACACTAACAGAACGACTCCGCAGTCGGTTTGAATGGGGTATGGCAATCGATATTCAAATGCCTGATTTCGAAACACGCTGCGCTATTGTCGAAACAAAGGCTACTCTTTCAGGCATTCAGCTTGGCCACGAGACGATTGAATACCTCGCTAATAACATCAAAACCAACATCCGTGAACTCGAAGGAGCGTTAAACCAATTACTAGCGTACGCCGAGATGCGTGGCATTACGCCGGACATTTCAACCGCCGAAGGTTTGATTGGAAATGTGCGACAATCCCGCCCACAACACGTAACGCCTAAGCAGATTATCGATAAGACTGCCCGACATTTCCAGATTGATGGTAAGGAAATCTGCAGCGCTAAGCGCGACAAACACATTGTTGTTCCTCGCCAGATCGCCATGTACTTACTACGAAGCGAACTCCACCTGAGCTTCCCAAAAATTGCTAACGAGCTTGGCCGAAAAGACCACACGACAGCCATCCACTCCGTTGAGAAGATAGAAAAGGCTATTAAACTCGATTTCCTCATCCGTGAACAGGTAGCGGACATCAGGGAGAAACTTTATGCTTAA